In one window of Myxococcus virescens DNA:
- a CDS encoding GNAT family N-acetyltransferase — MPAATIPTVETDRLVMKGHSLEDYEECLALWSDPAVVRYISGKPSTREEMWSRLLRYVGHWDLLGFGFWVVREKATGRLVGEVGLGDFHRDMQPPLSAGPEAGWVLAPGFHGKGYATEAVRAALAWADAQLSPERVVCIIAPENAASIRVADKCGFRQTGQGRYKGEPSLMFERLAPVKVGT; from the coding sequence GTGCCCGCAGCGACCATCCCCACCGTCGAGACCGACCGCCTCGTCATGAAGGGTCACAGCCTCGAGGACTATGAGGAGTGCCTCGCGCTGTGGAGCGACCCCGCGGTGGTCCGCTACATCAGCGGCAAGCCGTCCACACGCGAAGAGATGTGGTCCAGGCTCCTGCGCTACGTGGGCCATTGGGACCTGCTGGGCTTTGGATTCTGGGTGGTGCGTGAGAAGGCAACAGGCCGCCTCGTTGGCGAGGTGGGCCTGGGCGACTTCCACCGCGACATGCAGCCGCCCCTGAGCGCCGGGCCCGAGGCCGGCTGGGTGCTCGCCCCCGGCTTCCACGGCAAGGGTTACGCCACAGAGGCGGTACGCGCGGCGCTGGCCTGGGCGGATGCCCAGCTCAGCCCTGAGCGCGTGGTGTGCATCATCGCGCCCGAGAATGCAGCGTCCATCCGAGTCGCCGACAAGTGCGGCTTCCGGCAGACGGGACAGGGGCGCTATAAGGGAGAGCCCTCGCTCATGTTCGAGCGACTGGCACCGGTGAAGGTGGGGACATGA
- a CDS encoding YdeI/OmpD-associated family protein yields MTMATAKRPTLKRAVNPMPANVRAALVKRGLMDAYKARPPYQQNDYLGWIARAKLEPTRQKRLDQMLDELAGGTKYMNMAWSGGRK; encoded by the coding sequence ATGACCATGGCCACGGCGAAGCGACCCACGCTCAAGCGCGCCGTCAACCCGATGCCCGCGAATGTCCGGGCGGCGTTGGTCAAGCGCGGGCTCATGGACGCCTACAAAGCGCGGCCTCCGTACCAGCAGAACGACTATCTCGGATGGATTGCGCGGGCCAAGCTCGAGCCGACGAGGCAGAAGCGGCTCGACCAGATGCTGGACGAACTGGCCGGCGGGACGAAGTACATGAACATGGCGTGGTCTGGCGGGCGGAAGTAG
- a CDS encoding cupin domain-containing protein, with the protein MGDTSVKKVESRHSPKGEMGQKYLASGVRLSMRLWEDEPPGEAAPATARDYETVGFVLKGRAELHLEGQVILLNPGDSWLVPRGSSHTYKVLETFSAVEATSPPAAVHGRDEGKDAGTKPPAKA; encoded by the coding sequence ATGGGCGACACCAGCGTGAAGAAGGTGGAGAGTCGGCACTCTCCCAAGGGCGAAATGGGGCAGAAGTACCTGGCGTCTGGCGTCCGCCTGTCGATGCGGCTGTGGGAGGACGAACCGCCCGGAGAGGCGGCGCCCGCCACCGCGAGGGACTACGAAACGGTGGGCTTCGTCCTGAAGGGCCGCGCGGAGTTGCACCTCGAGGGGCAGGTCATCCTGCTCAACCCTGGTGACTCCTGGCTGGTGCCTCGGGGCTCCAGTCACACGTACAAGGTGCTGGAGACCTTCTCCGCCGTCGAAGCCACCAGTCCGCCCGCGGCCGTGCACGGCCGGGATGAGGGCAAGGACGCGGGGACGAAGCCGCCCGCGAAGGCGTGA
- a CDS encoding cold-shock protein, with protein MAIGTVKWFNDAKGFGFIAQDNGEDVFCHHTAINMDGFRTLQEGQQVEFEVTRGPKGLQAQNVRAV; from the coding sequence ATGGCAATCGGTACCGTGAAGTGGTTCAACGACGCCAAGGGGTTCGGCTTCATCGCGCAGGACAACGGTGAGGACGTGTTCTGCCACCACACCGCCATCAACATGGATGGCTTCCGCACCCTCCAGGAGGGGCAGCAGGTGGAGTTCGAGGTCACGCGTGGCCCCAAGGGCCTGCAGGCGCAGAACGTCCGCGCCGTCTGA
- a CDS encoding periplasmic heavy metal sensor: MFGFVFGTACLAGLIYTVRGGRHGYRRGGRWSSRGRLRWLFERLDTSPGQEKVLLKAADDVMEAFAKVRDEAGPSRTALGAALRGEHFDGAALRELFARHDVAIDNVRRTVQGSLAQVHEALDPRQRRELADLLEYGFGSAYGWHGGHGGWHRRCGGPGGWRGGAFGHGGHRHGDGHGPWGRDDARGV, translated from the coding sequence ATGTTCGGGTTTGTCTTCGGAACCGCCTGTCTCGCCGGGCTCATCTACACAGTCCGTGGCGGACGCCACGGGTATCGCCGCGGAGGCCGCTGGAGTTCGCGCGGACGCCTCCGCTGGCTCTTCGAGCGGCTGGATACATCACCTGGCCAGGAGAAGGTCCTCCTCAAGGCCGCCGACGATGTCATGGAGGCCTTCGCCAAGGTCCGTGATGAGGCAGGCCCCAGCCGCACCGCCCTGGGCGCCGCGCTGCGCGGTGAGCACTTCGACGGCGCCGCGCTGCGCGAGCTCTTCGCCCGCCACGATGTCGCCATCGACAATGTGCGCCGCACGGTGCAGGGGTCGCTCGCCCAGGTCCATGAGGCGCTGGACCCGCGCCAGCGCCGCGAGCTCGCGGACCTCCTCGAGTACGGCTTCGGCTCCGCCTACGGCTGGCACGGAGGCCATGGCGGCTGGCACCGCCGCTGTGGCGGCCCCGGCGGCTGGCGAGGCGGTGCATTCGGCCACGGCGGCCATCGCCACGGGGACGGCCACGGCCCTTGGGGACGCGATGACGCGCGTGGGGTGTGA
- a CDS encoding response regulator transcription factor, translating into MSTRVLLIDDDTRMYELLAQYLGQNGLSVTHAADGGRGLAALEASAFDAVLLDVMMPGMDGLEVCKRIRAKSRIPVIMLTAKGDETDRVVGLELGADDYLPKPFSPRELLARLRAVLRRSQPSAVADRLESGGVSIDVAGREVRVEERAVELTGLEFDLLVALVRRAGRVVPRDALLGEAGRSDTVVGERTVDVHISHLRQKLGDVGTRLIKTVRGVGYVFAKEGP; encoded by the coding sequence ATGTCCACGCGCGTCCTGCTCATCGACGACGACACCCGGATGTACGAATTGCTCGCGCAGTACCTCGGGCAGAACGGCCTCAGCGTCACCCACGCGGCGGATGGCGGACGGGGGCTCGCGGCGCTGGAGGCCAGCGCCTTCGACGCGGTGCTGCTCGACGTGATGATGCCCGGCATGGACGGCCTGGAGGTCTGCAAACGCATCCGCGCCAAGAGCCGCATCCCCGTCATCATGCTCACCGCGAAAGGCGACGAGACGGACCGCGTGGTGGGCCTGGAGCTGGGCGCGGACGACTACCTCCCCAAGCCCTTCAGTCCCCGCGAGCTGCTGGCGCGGCTGCGGGCCGTGCTCCGCCGCTCGCAGCCCTCGGCGGTGGCGGACCGGCTGGAGTCGGGCGGCGTGTCCATCGACGTGGCCGGGCGCGAGGTACGCGTGGAGGAGCGCGCCGTGGAGTTGACGGGCCTGGAGTTCGATTTGCTCGTCGCGCTGGTGCGCAGGGCCGGACGCGTCGTTCCGCGCGACGCCCTGCTGGGCGAGGCGGGCCGCAGTGACACGGTGGTGGGCGAGCGCACCGTCGACGTGCACATCTCCCACCTGCGACAGAAGCTCGGTGACGTGGGCACCCGCCTCATCAAGACGGTGCGCGGCGTGGGCTACGTGTTCGCCAAGGAGGGCCCGTGA